In Oncorhynchus clarkii lewisi isolate Uvic-CL-2024 chromosome 24, UVic_Ocla_1.0, whole genome shotgun sequence, one DNA window encodes the following:
- the LOC139382808 gene encoding BTB/POZ domain-containing adapter for CUL3-mediated RhoA degradation protein 2-like, with protein sequence MSGDSCQLPLHRLCLQTQAITTGSQAIRPSHEASQMACPKSKTCSYRAALGLGNKYVRLNVGGTLFYTTLQVLTRQDSMLKAMFSGKKEVFIDREGWILIDRCGKHFASILTYLREEAVTLPPGRQGVLELLAEAKYYLIQGLVELCQGGLQDEKEQSLCVIPVITSAKEEVRLIQACTKPVVKLLYNRSNNKYSYTSNSDDNLLKNIELFDKLSLSYNGRVLFIKDVIGDEICCWSFYGQGRKLAEVCCTSIVYATEKKQTKVEFPEARIYEETLNALLYETLPVPDDTLLEATRRRHAHCGSHSEEEEGPAHSGVDLRERVRRSHVKRYSTYDDRPLGH encoded by the exons ATGTCCGGGGACAGCTGCCAGCTCCCCCTGCACCGGCTATGCCTCCAGACCCAGGCCATCACTACTGGCTCCCAAGCCATTAGACCTTCCCATGAAG CCTCCCAGATGGCGTGTCCCAAGTCCAAGACGTGCAGCTACAGAGCAGCGTTGGGCCTGGGTAACAAGTATGTGCGTCTAAATGTAGGGGGGACCCTGTTCTACACCACGCTGCAGGTGCTCACTAGGCAGGACTCCATGCTGAAGGCCATGTTCAGTGGCAAGAAGGAGGTTTTCATTGACCGTGAAG GCTGGATCCTGATAGATCGCTGTGGGAAGCACTTTGCCTCCATCCTGACGTACCTGCGGGAGGAAGCGGTCACATTGCCCCCTGGCAGGCAGGGGGTTCTGGAGCTGCTGGCAGAGGCCAAGTATTACCTGATCCAGGGTCTGGTGGAGCTGTGCCAGGGAGGCCTGCAG GACGAGAAAGAGCAGTCTCTGTGTGTAATCCCTGTGATCACCTCTGCCAAGGAGGAGGTGAGACTGATCCAGGCCTGCACCAAGCCTGTAGTGAAGCTGCTGTACAACCGAAGCAACAACAAGTACTCCTATACAAG TAATTCAGACGACAACCTGTTGAAGAACATTGAGCTGTTTGACAAGCTGTCTCTGAGCTACAATGGCCGTGTTCTCTTCATCAAGGACGTGATCGGCGACGAGATCTGCTGCTGGTCGTTCTACGGACAGGGACGCAAACTGGCAGAGGTCTGCTGCACATCCATAGTCTACGCCACAGAGAAAAAACAGACCAAG GTAGAGTTCCCGGAGGCCAGGATCTACGAGGAGACCCTGAACGCTCTGCTCTACGAGACACTTCCTGTCCCTGACGACACCTTATTGGAGGCCACACGCCGTCGCCACGCTCACTGTGGTTCCCACAGCGAGGAGGAGGAAGGCCCCGCCCACTCGGGGGTGGACCTTAGGGAGCGCGTGCGCCGCTCCCACGTCAAGAGGTACAGCACCTACGACGACCGGCCGCTGGGACACTAA